In the genome of Gloeotrichia echinulata CP02, one region contains:
- a CDS encoding DEAD/DEAH box helicase, with protein MAILHGIWLNINQNGSLFIWGETWRASRVNSEFSPFTDIPSHPLAMTPIELSEWLRSAFKSSVSLRSLRDATRSRSVPQGTRSQNLKISPLKEQPQVTVSAGRKRKSTPAAEISLPTHTQIIALPTYITESSEDGTVAISPVHSATNGLATDTPQYLQPWQVEGFCLNPSEAMKFLTSLPLSNVNGEDAFLGPDLRFWSQIARWSLDLTSRCKFLPTIQPQSDGAMIAKWQVLLDSAVDGTRLEKFSAKMPLACRTYHWGEGDKVTRGESFAPNSPSPIYVDFPLPPQELLLAFLNSMIDAQVRGMINSQPPIEAKMMATLPSAVRHWLQALTSASHHESADAIGIERLQAALKAWTMPLQHQLTGKTLFHTCFQLRPPESEETDWTLAYYLQAADDPEFLVDAATIWQNPVERFVYQNRTIEQPQETFLRGLGLASRLYSAVAPSLETEYPQSCRLNPIQAYEFIKSVTWRFEDSGLGVILPPSLANREGWANRLGLKIAAETPKQKQGRLGLQSLLNFQWQLAIGGQTISKAEFDRLVALNSPLVKINDEWVELRPQDIKIAQNFFASRKEQMSLSLEDALRISNGDTQVIEKLPVVNFEASGTLQELIGALTNNQSIAPLPTPKSFQGQLRPYQERGAAWLAFLERWGLGACLADDMGLGKTVEFIAFLLHLKEQDLLEKPTLLVCPTSVLGNWQREVKKFAPKLKVLEYHGDKRPKGKAFLEIIQKYDLVITSYSLIHRDIKLLQSISWQCLILDEAQNVKNSEAKQSQAVRQLESTFRIALTGTPVENRLQELWSILDFLNPGYLGNRQFFQRRFSMPIEKYGDTDSLNQLRSLVQPFILRRLKTDREIIQDLPEKQEMTVFCGLSAEQATLYQTVVEQSLTEIDEATGLQRRGMILGLLVKLKQICNHPAQYLKLATLEAHHSAKLQRLNEMLEEVLAEGDSALIFTQFAEWGKLLQPYLQQQLGREILFLYGSTSKKQREEMLDRFQNDPQAPPIMILSLKAGGVGLNLTRANHVFHFDRWWNPAVENQATDRVFRIGQTRNVQVHKFVCTGTLEEKIHDMIESKKQLAEQVVGAGEEWLTEMDTDQLRNLLLLDRNAVIDEDE; from the coding sequence ATGGCAATTTTACACGGTATTTGGTTAAATATAAATCAAAATGGTAGTTTATTTATTTGGGGAGAAACTTGGCGGGCATCGCGGGTAAATTCCGAGTTTAGTCCATTTACAGATATACCATCACATCCATTGGCAATGACACCAATTGAGTTGAGTGAGTGGTTGCGATCTGCCTTCAAAAGCAGCGTTTCTCTGCGTTCCCTGCGGGACGCTACGCGTTCGCGTAGCGTCCCGCAGGGAACGCGATCGCAGAATCTGAAAATTTCTCCCCTCAAAGAGCAACCCCAAGTTACTGTTAGTGCTGGGCGAAAGCGTAAAAGTACACCTGCTGCCGAAATCAGTTTACCAACTCACACCCAAATCATTGCGCTACCAACTTACATCACAGAAAGCAGTGAAGACGGGACTGTAGCAATTTCTCCTGTGCATTCTGCTACCAATGGCTTGGCAACAGATACGCCACAATACCTACAACCGTGGCAAGTTGAGGGTTTTTGTCTCAACCCCAGCGAAGCGATGAAATTTCTCACATCTCTTCCCCTGAGTAATGTTAATGGTGAAGATGCCTTTTTGGGACCAGATTTACGCTTTTGGTCACAGATTGCCCGTTGGAGTTTAGATTTAACATCGCGATGTAAATTTTTACCAACTATCCAGCCACAATCAGATGGTGCGATGATTGCTAAGTGGCAAGTACTGCTAGACAGTGCCGTGGATGGGACACGCCTAGAAAAATTTTCGGCGAAAATGCCTCTGGCTTGTCGGACTTATCACTGGGGAGAAGGGGACAAGGTGACAAGGGGAGAATCTTTCGCCCCCAATTCCCCATCCCCAATTTATGTAGATTTCCCACTGCCACCGCAAGAATTGCTACTAGCATTTCTCAACAGTATGATAGATGCCCAAGTGCGAGGAATGATCAATTCCCAACCACCAATCGAAGCGAAAATGATGGCAACTTTACCATCAGCGGTGCGACACTGGTTGCAAGCCTTAACGAGTGCATCTCATCATGAAAGCGCAGACGCGATTGGTATCGAACGCCTGCAAGCGGCGCTGAAGGCTTGGACTATGCCCTTACAACACCAATTAACAGGGAAAACTCTCTTTCACACTTGTTTTCAATTGCGCCCGCCAGAGTCTGAAGAAACAGATTGGACACTGGCGTATTACCTCCAAGCGGCGGATGATCCAGAATTTTTGGTGGATGCAGCCACGATTTGGCAAAATCCAGTTGAGAGATTTGTGTATCAAAATCGTACAATTGAACAACCACAAGAAACCTTCTTGCGGGGTTTGGGGTTAGCTTCCCGATTGTATTCAGCTGTAGCACCCAGTTTGGAAACAGAATATCCCCAATCTTGTCGCCTCAACCCCATACAAGCTTATGAATTTATCAAGTCTGTAACTTGGAGATTTGAAGATAGCGGTTTAGGGGTGATTTTACCGCCCAGTTTGGCGAACCGTGAAGGATGGGCGAACCGTTTGGGTTTGAAAATCGCCGCCGAAACGCCAAAGCAAAAACAGGGGCGCTTAGGGCTACAAAGTCTGCTAAATTTTCAGTGGCAATTGGCAATTGGTGGGCAGACGATTTCTAAAGCCGAATTTGACCGTTTGGTGGCGTTAAATAGCCCATTAGTCAAAATTAACGACGAATGGGTAGAATTGCGCCCCCAAGATATTAAAATAGCTCAAAACTTCTTTGCCTCCCGTAAAGAGCAAATGTCCCTGTCCTTAGAAGATGCTTTACGTATCAGTAACGGAGATACCCAGGTGATCGAAAAATTACCCGTGGTGAATTTTGAGGCTTCTGGGACGTTGCAAGAGTTGATTGGGGCGCTAACCAATAATCAGTCTATCGCACCTTTACCCACACCAAAAAGCTTCCAAGGGCAATTGCGCCCTTATCAAGAACGAGGTGCTGCTTGGCTGGCATTTTTGGAACGTTGGGGCTTGGGCGCGTGTCTCGCCGACGACATGGGACTCGGTAAAACCGTGGAGTTTATTGCCTTTTTATTACACCTCAAAGAACAGGATCTATTAGAAAAACCAACACTGCTAGTTTGTCCCACTTCTGTTTTAGGTAACTGGCAAAGAGAAGTAAAAAAATTCGCACCCAAACTCAAAGTTTTGGAATATCACGGTGATAAACGCCCCAAAGGTAAGGCATTTCTGGAAATAATACAAAAGTATGATTTAGTCATTACCAGCTATTCACTAATTCACCGAGATATTAAATTATTACAAAGCATTTCTTGGCAATGCCTTATATTAGATGAAGCGCAAAATGTGAAAAATTCGGAAGCGAAACAGTCCCAGGCGGTACGACAATTAGAGTCAACATTTCGTATTGCCTTAACTGGGACACCAGTAGAAAATAGACTCCAAGAACTGTGGTCTATTTTAGATTTTCTCAATCCTGGTTATTTGGGCAATCGGCAATTTTTTCAACGGCGATTTTCTATGCCAATTGAAAAGTATGGTGATACCGATTCTTTAAATCAATTACGTTCTTTAGTTCAACCCTTTATTTTGCGGCGGTTAAAAACTGACAGAGAAATCATTCAAGACTTACCAGAAAAGCAGGAAATGACGGTATTTTGTGGTCTGAGTGCAGAACAAGCCACACTTTATCAAACAGTAGTAGAACAGTCTTTAACCGAAATTGATGAAGCCACAGGATTGCAAAGACGGGGCATGATTTTGGGTTTATTAGTTAAACTCAAACAAATCTGTAATCACCCGGCACAATATTTGAAATTAGCGACATTAGAAGCACATCATTCAGCCAAACTGCAACGGCTCAACGAAATGTTAGAAGAAGTTTTAGCAGAAGGCGATAGCGCTTTAATTTTCACTCAATTTGCTGAATGGGGCAAGTTATTACAACCTTATTTACAACAACAGCTAGGGCGAGAAATTTTGTTTTTGTATGGTAGCACTAGTAAAAAACAACGAGAAGAAATGCTCGACCGTTTCCAAAACGACCCCCAAGCGCCGCCAATTATGATTCTGTCACTGAAAGCTGGTGGTGTAGGACTAAATTTAACACGGGCAAATCATGTTTTTCACTTTGACAGATGGTGGAATCCAGCCGTAGAAAACCAAGCCACAGACCGAGTATTTCGGATTGGTCAAACCCGCAACGTCCAAGTACATAAATTTGTCTGCACTGGCACCTTAGAAGAGAAAATCCATGACATGATTGAAAGTAAGAAACAACTCGCAGAACAAGTCGTAGGCGCCGGTGAAGAATGGTTAACCGAAATGGATACAGACCAACTCCGCAACTTACTACTACTTGACCGCAACGCGGTAATTGATGAGGATGAGTGA
- a CDS encoding ISL3 family transposase → MTQLLNLPEVLVESSLQEGQVLILSVGKKAKSASCPHCGQNSRHLHQNQKCLVKDLPMGDFEVILNVNRRRFKCKKCRKTFNEKLDFLGARKRYTYRYAEYIIKQVINSNVSNVARNNGLTNEEVISMLEDVAKNVMPIDVKDLRRLGIDEISLVKGQGKFIVVLVDIDSGKLIGLVKERKQIEIKKTMRMWGEKVLSQIEEVSIDMTGNYKSLIEKICPNALVTVDRFHVTKLVHEELNRARIAEKKIASELNAPERKKVFESLKGNKFTILKAENKLTEKQKDKLNRIKQASPLIARMHSLKEDFHNLFEDNKNVVTGTLELINWLKKAEPYYQRSVQTIKRWFGEIVGYFERRTTSGVVEGINNKLKLIKRSGFGFRNFRNFEIRALLSWHYPINLAR, encoded by the coding sequence ATGACTCAACTCCTAAATTTGCCTGAAGTATTAGTAGAATCAAGCCTACAAGAGGGTCAAGTCCTAATTCTATCAGTAGGTAAAAAAGCGAAAAGTGCATCGTGCCCACACTGTGGTCAAAACTCAAGACATTTACATCAAAATCAAAAATGTTTAGTGAAAGATTTACCGATGGGGGATTTTGAAGTAATACTGAATGTCAATAGACGAAGATTCAAGTGTAAAAAATGCCGAAAAACATTTAATGAAAAGCTAGATTTTCTAGGAGCAAGAAAGAGGTATACATACCGATATGCGGAATATATTATCAAACAAGTGATTAATAGTAATGTAAGTAATGTGGCAAGAAATAATGGACTAACTAATGAAGAAGTCATATCAATGCTTGAAGATGTAGCTAAAAATGTGATGCCAATAGATGTCAAAGATTTAAGAAGATTAGGAATAGATGAAATTAGTTTGGTCAAAGGACAAGGAAAATTTATTGTCGTGCTAGTAGATATAGATTCAGGTAAATTGATAGGTTTAGTAAAAGAAAGAAAACAAATTGAAATCAAAAAAACCATGAGAATGTGGGGAGAAAAAGTTTTGTCACAAATAGAAGAAGTAAGTATTGATATGACAGGCAATTATAAATCTTTAATTGAGAAGATTTGTCCAAACGCCCTTGTAACGGTAGATAGGTTCCATGTTACTAAATTAGTACATGAAGAATTAAATCGAGCTAGGATAGCAGAAAAGAAAATAGCATCTGAGTTAAATGCCCCGGAAAGAAAAAAAGTATTTGAAAGTTTAAAAGGAAATAAATTTACAATTCTAAAAGCCGAGAATAAGCTCACCGAAAAGCAAAAAGATAAATTAAATAGAATTAAACAAGCTTCTCCTTTAATAGCTAGAATGCATTCATTAAAAGAAGATTTTCACAATTTATTTGAAGACAATAAAAATGTGGTAACGGGAACGCTAGAATTAATCAATTGGTTAAAAAAAGCTGAACCATATTATCAAAGAAGTGTGCAGACAATTAAACGGTGGTTTGGAGAAATAGTCGGATATTTTGAACGAAGGACTACCAGTGGAGTAGTAGAAGGAATAAATAATAAACTGAAGTTAATAAAGCGAAGTGGATTTGGATTTAGAAACTTTCGTAATTTTGAGATTAGAGCTTTACTTTCTTGGCATTATCCTATCAATTTAGCACGCTAA
- a CDS encoding polyribonucleotide nucleotidyltransferase: MAEVDKSISFDGRDIRLKVGLLAPQAGGSVLIQSGDTAVLVTATRSQAREGIDFLPLTVDYEERLYAAGRIPGGIMRREGRPPEKTILTSRLIDRPLRPLFPSWLRDDLQIIALTLSMDEQVPPDVLAVTGASIATLIAQIPFYGPMAAVRVGLVGDDFIINPTYAEIEAGELDLVVAGSPDGVIMVEAGANQLPERDIIEAIDFGYEAVRDLIKAQEDLIAELGLEIIQAVPPEVDPILENFISDRASVEIKKILAQFELTKPERDAALDVVKETIEIAITELPEEDPIRVAATANSKALGNTFKDITKHFMRRQIIEDNVRVDGRKLDEVRPVSCLVDVLPKRVHGSGLFNRGLTQVLSACTLGTPGDAQNLNDDLQIDQSKRYLHHYNFPPFSVGETKPMRAPGRREIGHGALAERALLPVLPSKEKFPYVIRVVSEVLSSNGSTSMGSVCGSTLALMDAGVPITKPVSGAAMGLIKEGEEVRVLTDIQGIEDFLGDMDFKVAGTDTGITALQMDMKISGLSLDVIAQAIHQAKSARLHILDKMLQTIDQPRIETSPYAPRLLTIKIDPDMIGLVIGPGGKTIKGITEETGAKVDIEDDGTVTISAVDENKAKKARNIIQGMTRKLHEGDVYVGRVTRIIPIGAFVEFLPGKEGMIHISQLADYRVGKVEDEVAVGDEVIVKVREIDNKGRINLTRLGIHPDQAAAAREAAAVNR, from the coding sequence ATGGCAGAAGTTGATAAGTCAATATCCTTCGACGGACGGGATATTCGACTGAAGGTAGGCCTGTTAGCTCCCCAGGCTGGTGGGTCGGTTTTGATACAATCAGGGGACACAGCTGTTTTGGTGACGGCTACGCGATCGCAAGCCAGAGAAGGCATTGATTTTCTTCCCCTCACAGTAGATTACGAAGAAAGACTGTATGCTGCAGGTAGGATTCCCGGCGGGATTATGCGGCGTGAAGGTCGCCCACCAGAAAAAACAATTCTTACTAGTCGTCTGATTGACCGTCCCCTGCGTCCTTTGTTCCCTTCATGGTTGCGGGATGACTTGCAAATTATCGCTTTGACTTTGTCAATGGATGAGCAAGTACCACCCGATGTGTTAGCGGTTACAGGTGCTTCAATTGCTACCCTAATTGCCCAGATTCCGTTTTACGGACCAATGGCAGCAGTGCGGGTAGGCTTAGTGGGAGATGATTTCATTATTAACCCGACCTATGCGGAAATTGAAGCCGGAGAGTTAGATCTAGTAGTAGCAGGTTCACCAGATGGTGTGATCATGGTAGAGGCGGGAGCCAATCAGCTACCAGAGCGAGATATCATCGAGGCGATTGATTTTGGCTACGAAGCAGTACGCGACTTAATCAAAGCCCAGGAAGATTTAATTGCTGAACTAGGTCTGGAGATTATACAAGCAGTACCGCCGGAAGTAGATCCCATACTGGAAAACTTCATCAGCGATCGCGCTAGCGTTGAGATTAAGAAAATTTTGGCGCAATTTGAATTAACTAAACCAGAGCGGGACGCTGCTTTGGATGTAGTTAAGGAAACAATTGAAATAGCGATCACTGAACTTCCAGAAGAAGACCCCATCCGGGTAGCCGCAACCGCAAACAGCAAGGCACTTGGTAATACTTTTAAAGACATTACCAAACACTTCATGCGCCGTCAAATCATCGAAGACAATGTTCGCGTTGACGGTCGCAAACTCGATGAAGTCCGCCCAGTTTCTTGTCTGGTCGATGTCTTACCGAAGCGAGTACACGGTAGTGGTTTATTTAACCGGGGACTAACCCAGGTATTATCTGCTTGTACACTCGGCACACCGGGAGATGCTCAAAACCTCAATGATGATTTACAAATAGATCAAAGCAAACGTTACCTACATCATTATAATTTCCCACCCTTCTCCGTCGGCGAAACCAAGCCAATGCGGGCCCCAGGAAGGCGGGAAATCGGTCACGGTGCCCTAGCGGAGCGAGCGCTGTTACCTGTACTACCGTCGAAAGAAAAATTTCCTTACGTGATTCGTGTCGTCTCGGAAGTGCTTTCCTCCAACGGTTCTACCTCAATGGGTTCGGTGTGCGGTTCCACCCTCGCCTTAATGGATGCGGGTGTACCAATTACCAAACCCGTCAGCGGTGCAGCAATGGGTTTGATTAAAGAAGGTGAAGAAGTCCGCGTCTTGACAGATATTCAGGGTATTGAGGACTTTTTGGGCGATATGGACTTTAAAGTCGCCGGCACAGACACAGGGATTACCGCCTTGCAAATGGATATGAAAATATCTGGTCTGTCTTTAGATGTCATCGCTCAAGCCATCCATCAAGCCAAATCAGCCCGCTTGCACATTCTGGACAAAATGCTCCAGACTATCGATCAACCACGCATCGAAACTTCACCCTATGCTCCCAGGCTGTTGACGATCAAGATCGACCCAGACATGATCGGTCTAGTTATTGGACCCGGAGGCAAGACAATTAAGGGCATCACTGAAGAAACGGGTGCTAAAGTTGACATTGAGGATGATGGCACTGTAACGATTTCTGCTGTGGATGAAAACAAGGCCAAGAAAGCCCGCAACATCATCCAAGGTATGACTCGCAAACTGCACGAAGGCGATGTATACGTAGGACGTGTAACTCGAATTATACCTATAGGTGCATTTGTGGAATTTCTCCCTGGAAAGGAAGGAATGATCCACATTTCTCAACTAGCTGATTACCGCGTGGGCAAAGTTGAGGATGAAGTAGCCGTTGGCGATGAAGTGATTGTGAAAGTCCGGGAAATTGACAACAAAGGTCGGATTAATCTCACTCGCTTGGGTATCCATCCTGATCAAGCAGCTGCGGCGCGGGAAGCTGCAGCAGTGAATCGGTAA
- a CDS encoding XisH family protein, translating to MSARDLFHQAVVNGLSKEGWIITDDPLEVELEDTTLKIDLGAERLIAAEKGEEKIAVEIKSFASNSAVSEFHTALGQFLNYQIMLEETESQRVLYLAVPEETYKSFFQTRLARIAVERHKVKIIVYNPIMEVIVKWQI from the coding sequence ATGTCAGCTAGAGACTTATTTCATCAAGCAGTTGTTAATGGACTATCAAAAGAAGGATGGATAATTACAGATGATCCATTAGAGGTAGAATTAGAAGATACAACCTTGAAAATTGATTTAGGTGCAGAAAGATTAATCGCAGCGGAAAAAGGAGAAGAAAAAATTGCTGTAGAAATCAAAAGTTTTGCTAGTAACTCAGCAGTAAGTGAATTTCATACAGCATTAGGACAATTTCTCAATTATCAAATAATGTTAGAAGAGACTGAATCACAACGAGTATTATATTTAGCAGTTCCCGAAGAAACTTATAAATCCTTCTTTCAAACTCGACTTGCTAGGATTGCAGTAGAAAGACATAAAGTTAAAATCATAGTATATAATCCTATAATGGAGGTAATTGTCAAATGGCAAATTTAG
- a CDS encoding XisI protein, with translation MANLENYRQYIQTILQEHSQFKPKYDEIDNELIFDTIHDHYQLFRVGWNGLNRIYHSVIHFDIKDNKIWIQQNTTETDLAEQLVNMGVPKEDIVFGLQPPYKRPYTGYGVA, from the coding sequence ATGGCAAATTTAGAGAATTATCGTCAATATATTCAAACCATACTCCAGGAACACAGTCAATTTAAACCTAAATATGATGAAATAGATAATGAATTGATTTTTGATACCATTCATGATCATTATCAATTATTTCGTGTTGGTTGGAATGGTTTAAACCGGATTTATCATAGTGTGATTCATTTTGATATCAAAGATAACAAAATCTGGATTCAGCAAAATACGACAGAAACAGATTTAGCTGAACAACTCGTAAACATGGGAGTGCCAAAAGAGGACATTGTTTTTGGTTTACAACCACCCTATAAACGTCCTTATACAGGCTATGGCGTTGCTTAA
- a CDS encoding element excision factor XisI family protein, whose translation MYACYIHLDIKDGKIWIQHNMTEADIGQELVEKGVPASDIILGLHPP comes from the coding sequence ATTTATGCCTGTTATATTCATTTAGATATTAAAGACGGCAAAATCTGGATTCAACATAATATGACAGAAGCTGATATCGGTCAAGAATTGGTTGAAAAAGGAGTTCCCGCTTCAGATATTATTTTAGGTTTGCATCCCCCTTAG
- a CDS encoding DUF2281 domain-containing protein: MTTRERLIQEIQQVPEEIVEELLDFLLFTQNRRNQQKEQKTPRPYALCEGEFTVPADFDDPLPDEILQDFENPL, translated from the coding sequence ATGACAACCAGAGAAAGACTCATTCAAGAAATCCAACAAGTCCCTGAAGAAATAGTCGAAGAATTGCTTGATTTTTTATTGTTTACCCAAAATCGAAGAAATCAACAAAAAGAACAAAAAACGCCTAGACCCTACGCCCTCTGTGAGGGAGAATTTACTGTTCCTGCTGACTTTGACGATCCATTACCCGATGAAATCTTACAGGACTTTGAAAACCCTTTATAA
- a CDS encoding type II toxin-antitoxin system VapC family toxin produces MRLFLDTHIFLWFLNGDPQLSRQFCAEIKDPNNNIFLSVASIWEAIIKYQLGKLSFPQSPEIYLTKQRIRHQIDSLSIDEQSIAQLIKLPPLHRDPFDRLIICQAIQHDLTIITVDQKILQYPIINVLN; encoded by the coding sequence ATGCGACTTTTCCTCGATACTCATATTTTTCTCTGGTTTTTGAATGGTGATCCTCAACTTTCAAGGCAATTCTGTGCAGAGATTAAAGACCCTAACAATAACATATTTTTAAGCGTTGCATCTATTTGGGAAGCCATCATCAAATATCAACTAGGAAAACTTTCCTTTCCTCAATCTCCAGAAATCTATTTAACAAAACAACGTATCCGTCATCAAATTGATAGCCTATCTATTGATGAACAAAGTATTGCACAATTAATTAAATTACCACCTCTACATCGTGACCCGTTTGATCGTCTGATAATTTGCCAAGCGATTCAGCATGACTTAACAATTATTACAGTTGATCAAAAAATTCTTCAATATCCTATTATTAATGTTTTAAACTAA
- a CDS encoding DUF3146 family protein, translating to MSAKRLPETTAHVRITRQSWQHGFLEGEVSAGNYEWQFQWHFRRGELSVKPSQGRALIKEPLGRFLEQQDYQLEPGGDYAFTIRAEL from the coding sequence GTGAGTGCTAAACGCCTGCCAGAAACCACAGCCCATGTCCGAATTACCCGTCAATCTTGGCAACACGGCTTCCTTGAGGGCGAAGTGAGTGCGGGTAACTATGAGTGGCAGTTCCAGTGGCATTTTCGCCGGGGAGAACTGTCTGTTAAACCTTCCCAAGGTCGCGCTTTAATTAAAGAACCCCTAGGTCGCTTCTTGGAACAACAAGATTATCAGCTAGAGCCTGGAGGCGACTATGCTTTTACTATTCGGGCAGAACTTTAG
- a CDS encoding pre-16S rRNA-processing nuclease YqgF produces the protein MTLREFSPTQPVILGFDPGRDKCGVAVMGLDRQLYYHQVIPANEAIATIETLRQKFPISLVVMGDQTTAKQWKKQLSQELTDALNIILVDERYTTLEARDRYWQMYPPKGLTKLLPHGMRQPPRPIDDIVAILLIERYLNRLIESRMRSEE, from the coding sequence ATGACCTTACGTGAATTTTCACCGACACAACCTGTTATCTTGGGATTCGATCCAGGTAGAGATAAGTGCGGTGTAGCGGTGATGGGACTAGATCGGCAACTGTACTATCATCAAGTTATACCTGCAAATGAGGCGATCGCGACGATTGAGACACTGCGTCAAAAGTTTCCCATTTCTTTAGTAGTGATGGGCGACCAAACAACAGCCAAGCAGTGGAAAAAACAATTATCTCAAGAATTAACAGATGCGTTAAATATTATTTTAGTCGATGAGCGCTACACAACCTTAGAAGCACGCGATCGCTATTGGCAGATGTACCCACCCAAAGGGCTAACGAAGCTATTACCTCACGGTATGCGACAGCCACCACGACCAATAGATGACATTGTAGCCATTCTCCTAATCGAGAGATACTTAAATCGCCTAATAGAATCACGAATGAGGAGTGAGGAGTGA
- a CDS encoding DUF3084 domain-containing protein codes for MTTGYILILAILILGGMLATVGDRIGTRVGKARLSLFNLRPKNTAVLVTIFTGTLISASTLAILFTADEGLRKGVFELEDIQRDLRHKREQLKTTETQKSQVEIQLNQARKEQAQAQQDLQVINQSLQAANAKQQATQAQLNRTITQQAQTQSQLQRTQSQLGQVVAQYQKAINELQSVYDEKDSLLAEIERRKLERQRLYAEAKKAIDEAKTAIEKRDRELANRQQAIEQRDKKIANLDGLIQKRNLEIAAREQVIAKRESRLKELEKQQNYLEQEVARLEKYYQSYRDLRLGKLALVRGQVLAAGVVQVSQASAARQAIMQILQEANRNASMELSEPGTNPSNVDILRVPQDKIEQLIKQINDGREYVVRIFCAGNYVRGEKQIEFFADTARNQLVFSGGQLLATTTADPKNMTSYQLRQRLDLLISASQFRARNAGIIENVQIDGTFLRFVAQLRQSEQPLEIKAIAAEDTYTVGPLKVKLLAILNGEVIFSM; via the coding sequence ATGACCACCGGGTACATCCTTATTCTGGCAATTTTAATTTTGGGAGGTATGCTCGCCACCGTTGGTGATCGTATTGGCACACGGGTTGGCAAGGCACGCCTCTCACTGTTTAACTTGCGTCCCAAAAACACCGCTGTACTAGTGACTATTTTTACTGGTACGTTGATTTCGGCCTCAACCCTAGCGATTTTATTTACTGCCGACGAAGGATTACGAAAAGGGGTTTTTGAGCTAGAGGATATTCAACGGGACCTCAGGCACAAGCGTGAACAGCTAAAAACCACGGAAACTCAAAAAAGTCAGGTAGAGATTCAACTCAACCAAGCAAGAAAAGAACAAGCTCAGGCTCAACAAGACTTGCAAGTAATTAATCAGTCCTTACAGGCGGCGAATGCTAAACAACAAGCAACGCAAGCCCAACTGAATCGCACTATTACCCAACAAGCCCAAACTCAATCTCAACTCCAACGCACGCAAAGCCAGTTAGGTCAAGTTGTAGCTCAGTATCAAAAAGCGATAAATGAACTGCAAAGCGTTTACGATGAGAAAGATAGTTTGCTGGCGGAAATTGAACGACGGAAACTAGAACGTCAACGACTTTACGCTGAAGCTAAAAAAGCTATTGATGAAGCCAAAACAGCCATCGAAAAACGCGATCGCGAATTGGCTAACAGACAACAAGCAATTGAACAGCGGGATAAAAAAATTGCTAACCTAGATGGACTAATTCAAAAGCGCAATCTCGAAATTGCAGCGCGAGAACAAGTGATAGCTAAACGAGAATCTCGCCTTAAAGAATTAGAAAAACAACAGAACTATCTCGAACAAGAAGTAGCAAGGCTGGAAAAATATTACCAGTCATATCGTGATTTACGCTTAGGTAAGCTGGCTTTGGTTCGCGGTCAAGTCTTGGCGGCTGGTGTGGTTCAAGTTAGCCAGGCGTCCGCTGCTCGTCAGGCGATAATGCAAATTTTACAAGAAGCTAACCGCAATGCCAGCATGGAATTATCTGAACCAGGGACAAATCCCTCCAATGTCGATATCCTGCGCGTTCCCCAGGATAAAATTGAGCAATTAATCAAGCAGATTAATGATGGGCGAGAATACGTAGTGCGAATTTTCTGTGCTGGAAATTACGTCAGGGGAGAAAAGCAAATCGAATTTTTTGCTGATACAGCGCGAAATCAACTCGTCTTTTCAGGAGGACAGTTACTGGCTACAACTACTGCTGACCCCAAAAATATGACATCTTATCAGCTACGACAACGGCTGGATTTATTAATTTCAGCTTCGCAATTTCGCGCCCGAAATGCAGGCATAATTGAAAATGTGCAAATCGATGGTACTTTTCTCCGCTTTGTCGCCCAACTCAGGCAATCTGAGCAACCTTTGGAAATCAAAGCGATTGCTGCAGAAGACACTTATACAGTCGGTCCATTGAAAGTAAAACTATTGGCAATCCTAAATGGAGAAGTGATTTTTAGCATGTAA